A portion of the Deltaproteobacteria bacterium HGW-Deltaproteobacteria-18 genome contains these proteins:
- a CDS encoding DNA-binding response regulator: MSTPKRILIIDDHPLYRDGLKARLGTRSDFCVVGEAGTCAEGLRLTQTLAPDLAVIDISLPDGSGIELTREIRASRPDLPVLIVSMHAKLDFIAAAFQAGASGYMSKESGGEGILQAIGTVLSGGQYLDGSLSPSVLRRLNDISGRKAKTLDASYGSLSLREQQVMRLLAEGLTPEEIAAKLFVSRKTVLNHRYAIMTKLGIKSPVAFVRHAARLGLIEIDD, from the coding sequence ATGAGCACGCCTAAGCGCATCCTCATCATCGACGATCACCCGCTCTACCGTGACGGCCTCAAAGCCCGCCTCGGCACCAGATCCGACTTCTGCGTCGTCGGCGAGGCCGGAACCTGCGCCGAAGGACTGCGCCTGACCCAAACCCTGGCCCCGGATCTGGCGGTCATCGACATCTCCCTGCCCGACGGCAGCGGCATCGAGCTCACCCGGGAAATCCGCGCCTCGCGGCCGGACCTGCCCGTACTCATCGTCAGCATGCACGCCAAACTCGATTTCATCGCCGCCGCCTTCCAGGCCGGAGCCAGCGGCTACATGTCCAAGGAATCAGGAGGCGAAGGAATCCTGCAAGCCATCGGAACCGTTCTCTCCGGCGGGCAATATCTCGACGGCTCCCTCTCGCCCTCGGTCCTGCGTCGACTGAACGACATCTCCGGCCGCAAGGCCAAGACCCTGGACGCATCATACGGCAGCCTCTCGCTACGCGAACAGCAGGTCATGCGTCTGCTGGCGGAAGGGCTGACTCCGGAAGAAATCGCGGCCAAGCTCTTCGTGTCCCGAAAGACCGTCCTCAACCACCGCTACGCCATCATGACCAAGCTCGGCATAAAAAGCCCCGTGGCCTTCGTGCGCCACGCCGCACGCCTCGGACTGATCGAAATCGACGACTGA
- a CDS encoding MBL fold metallo-hydrolase, whose translation MTYIIHPIVMGTKVFDKGMMTYQHDYGTPYTIPIYCWYLEGGDKKILVDTGEMHPVISEERERAIGGKIHTFDEGLARFGLTPEDIDIVLHTHLHNDHCENDARCVNAKIYVHEKELACIHDPHPLDFRYLEDYIEEVEENGQIVPLTRDTQIAPGITMIHTPAHTEGGMSVRVETDRGSVLICGFCTILENLYPPKAVTAMEMEVISPGTHVNAYEAYETLVRAKTLADHILPLHEPKWAGMESVPE comes from the coding sequence ATGACCTACATCATCCATCCCATCGTCATGGGCACCAAGGTCTTCGACAAGGGCATGATGACCTATCAGCACGACTACGGCACGCCCTACACCATCCCCATCTACTGCTGGTACCTGGAGGGCGGGGACAAGAAGATCCTGGTGGACACGGGCGAGATGCACCCGGTGATCTCGGAGGAGCGGGAAAGGGCCATCGGCGGGAAGATCCACACCTTCGACGAGGGGCTGGCCCGGTTTGGCCTTACGCCCGAGGACATCGACATCGTCCTGCACACCCATCTGCACAACGACCACTGCGAGAACGATGCCCGGTGCGTGAACGCGAAGATCTACGTCCACGAAAAGGAACTTGCGTGCATCCACGACCCGCACCCTCTCGATTTTCGCTACCTCGAAGACTACATCGAGGAGGTGGAGGAGAACGGTCAGATCGTGCCGCTGACGCGTGACACCCAGATCGCACCCGGCATCACCATGATCCACACCCCGGCCCACACCGAGGGCGGCATGTCCGTGCGCGTGGAGACGGACAGGGGCAGCGTCCTCATCTGCGGCTTCTGCACCATCCTGGAAAATCTCTATCCGCCCAAGGCGGTCACGGCCATGGAGATGGAGGTCATCTCCCCCGGAACCCACGTCAACGCCTACGAGGCATACGAAACCCTGGTCCGGGCCAAGACCCTGGCCGACCACATCCTGCCCCTGCACGAACCGAAATGGGCCGGGATGGAGAGCGTGCCGGAATAA
- a CDS encoding MBL fold metallo-hydrolase, with amino-acid sequence MHKTVLTVLVDNQAGFGCLAEHGFALWIEHGDGHILLDTGQGTALAENVRALGIDLGRTDTLVLSHGHYDHTGAVPMVLGAAPEVRVYCHSGVTEPRYSISGGEARDIRMPMFSMRALATLPVERMRWNSGPQLLGDGIGLSGLIPRWTDFEDAGGPFYFDPHALRSDPVHDDQALWISTEKGLIVCVGCCHAGLINTLTHLQEITGESRIHAVIGGLHLGSASPQRLEKTARALRDMQPGLLVPCHCTGEGAIAYLRDHLDCPVHTGYCGFRMDASEP; translated from the coding sequence ATGCACAAAACCGTACTGACGGTGCTGGTCGACAATCAGGCCGGCTTCGGATGCCTGGCGGAGCATGGCTTCGCCTTGTGGATAGAGCATGGCGACGGGCACATCCTGCTCGACACCGGCCAGGGCACCGCCCTGGCCGAGAACGTCCGGGCGCTGGGGATCGATCTGGGCCGCACCGACACGCTTGTCCTGAGCCATGGCCATTACGATCATACCGGCGCGGTGCCCATGGTCCTCGGGGCCGCGCCGGAGGTTCGGGTGTATTGCCATTCGGGCGTGACCGAGCCCCGCTACAGCATCTCGGGCGGCGAGGCCAGGGACATCCGCATGCCCATGTTTTCAATGCGGGCCCTGGCCACTCTGCCCGTGGAGCGCATGCGCTGGAACAGCGGGCCCCAGCTGCTCGGCGACGGGATCGGCCTGAGCGGTTTGATTCCGAGGTGGACGGATTTCGAGGACGCAGGGGGGCCTTTCTACTTCGATCCTCACGCCTTGCGCTCCGATCCCGTCCACGACGACCAGGCCCTGTGGATCAGCACCGAAAAGGGGCTGATCGTCTGCGTGGGCTGCTGTCACGCGGGGCTGATCAACACCCTCACCCATCTGCAGGAGATCACCGGCGAAAGCCGTATCCACGCCGTGATCGGCGGCCTTCATCTGGGCTCGGCCAGTCCGCAGCGGCTGGAAAAGACCGCGCGGGCCCTGCGTGACATGCAGCCCGGCCTGTTGGTCCCATGCCACTGCACCGGGGAGGGGGCTATAGCCTACCTGCGCGACCATCTGGACTGTCCCGTGCACACTGGCTACTGTGGATTCCGCATGGACGCGTCCGAACCCTGA